One Mycolicibacterium crocinum DNA window includes the following coding sequences:
- the leuC gene encoding 3-isopropylmalate dehydratase large subunit, translating into MAQSDKPRTLPEKVWDDHVVVAGTGTGASREPDLIYIDLHLIHEVTSPQAFDGLRLAGRPVHRPDLTIATEDHNVPTVDIDKPIADPISRTQVETLRHNCAEFGIRLHPMGDAEQGIVHVMGPQLGLTQPGMTIVCGDSHTSTHGAFGAIAMGIGTSEVEHVLATQTLPLRPFKTMAVNVDGALPPGVSAKDIILAVIAKIGTGGGQGYVIEYRGSTIESLSMESRMTICNMSIEAGARAGMVAPDETTYEFLRGRPYAPTGADWDAAVTAWEALKTDEGAEFDTEVYIDATTLSPFVTWGTNPGQGVPLGESVPDPELMTSDAERQAAEKALAYMDLQAGTPMREVAVDAVFVGSCTNGRIEDLRVVADVLRGRKVADGVRMLIVPGSMRVRAQAETEGLGEIFTAAGADWRQAGCSMCLGMNPDQLAPGERCASTSNRNFEGRQGKGGRTHLVSPAVAAATAVRGTLSSPADL; encoded by the coding sequence ATGGCTCAGTCCGACAAGCCCAGGACACTGCCCGAGAAGGTGTGGGACGACCACGTCGTGGTCGCCGGAACCGGCACCGGTGCGTCGCGTGAACCCGATCTGATCTACATCGATCTGCACCTCATTCACGAGGTGACCAGCCCGCAGGCCTTCGACGGGCTGCGGCTGGCCGGCCGTCCGGTGCACCGCCCGGACCTCACGATCGCCACCGAGGACCACAACGTTCCGACCGTCGACATCGACAAGCCGATCGCCGACCCGATCTCCCGGACCCAGGTCGAGACATTGCGGCACAACTGTGCCGAGTTCGGCATCCGGCTGCATCCCATGGGCGACGCCGAGCAGGGGATCGTCCACGTGATGGGACCCCAACTCGGTCTGACCCAACCCGGGATGACGATCGTGTGCGGCGACAGCCACACCTCCACTCACGGCGCGTTCGGTGCGATCGCGATGGGGATCGGCACGTCGGAAGTCGAGCATGTGCTTGCCACTCAGACACTTCCGCTGCGGCCGTTCAAGACCATGGCGGTGAACGTCGACGGCGCACTGCCCCCCGGGGTGAGCGCCAAGGACATCATCCTGGCGGTGATCGCCAAGATCGGGACCGGCGGCGGCCAGGGCTACGTCATCGAATATCGCGGCAGCACCATCGAATCGCTGTCGATGGAAAGCCGGATGACGATCTGCAATATGAGTATCGAAGCCGGCGCCCGCGCGGGGATGGTCGCTCCGGACGAGACGACCTATGAGTTCCTGCGCGGCCGTCCGTACGCGCCGACGGGTGCGGACTGGGATGCGGCGGTGACCGCGTGGGAGGCGCTGAAGACCGACGAGGGCGCCGAATTCGATACCGAGGTCTACATCGACGCGACGACGCTGAGCCCATTCGTGACGTGGGGTACCAACCCCGGTCAGGGTGTGCCGCTGGGCGAGTCGGTGCCGGATCCCGAGTTGATGACCAGCGATGCCGAGCGGCAAGCCGCCGAGAAGGCGTTGGCATACATGGACCTTCAGGCGGGCACTCCGATGCGTGAGGTCGCCGTCGACGCCGTCTTCGTCGGCTCGTGCACGAACGGACGCATCGAAGATCTGCGAGTGGTGGCCGACGTGCTGCGGGGCCGCAAGGTCGCCGACGGGGTGCGGATGCTGATCGTCCCGGGATCGATGCGGGTGCGGGCGCAGGCCGAAACCGAAGGGCTGGGCGAGATCTTCACCGCCGCCGGCGCCGACTGGCGGCAGGCCGGCTGCTCAATGTGCCTGGGAATGAATCCCGATCAGCTGGCGCCGGGCGAACGCTGCGCGTCGACATCAAACCGGAATTTCGAAGGCCGGCAGGGCAAGGGCGGCCGCACACATCTGGTTTCGCCCGCCGTCGCGGCCGCGACCGCGGTGCGCGGAACGCTGTCCTCGCCCGCTGATCTGTAA
- the leuD gene encoding 3-isopropylmalate dehydratase small subunit has protein sequence MEAFHTHTGIGVPLRRSNVDTDQIIPAVYLKRVTRTGFEDGLFAAWRNDPSFILNLSPFDRGSVLVAGPDFGTGSSREHAVWALMDFGFRVVISSRFADIFRGNAGKAGLLAAEVAQDDVELLWKLIEQNPGLEITVNLQDRNITAGTAVVPFTIDDYTAWRLLEGLDDIGLTLRKRDQIEAFEAARPSWKPRISTPA, from the coding sequence ATGGAGGCTTTTCACACCCACACCGGCATCGGCGTTCCGTTGCGACGGTCCAATGTCGACACCGACCAAATCATTCCGGCGGTGTATTTGAAGCGGGTCACCCGAACAGGTTTCGAGGACGGATTGTTCGCCGCGTGGCGCAACGATCCCTCGTTCATTCTGAATCTCAGCCCCTTCGACCGGGGTTCGGTTTTGGTCGCCGGACCCGACTTCGGCACCGGCTCGTCGCGTGAGCATGCGGTCTGGGCGCTCATGGACTTCGGATTCCGGGTCGTCATCTCGTCCCGTTTCGCCGACATCTTTCGCGGCAACGCGGGCAAGGCCGGACTGTTGGCGGCTGAAGTCGCTCAAGATGATGTTGAACTTCTCTGGAAGCTCATCGAGCAGAATCCGGGGCTGGAAATCACTGTCAATCTTCAAGATCGAAATATCACCGCGGGAACGGCCGTGGTGCCGTTCACGATTGACGATTACACAGCTTGGAGACTGCTGGAAGGTCTCGACGATATCGGCCTTACGCTGCGGAAACGCGATCAAATCGAAGCTTTCGAGGCCGCCCGCCCGAGTTGGAAGCCGCGTATTTCGACGCCCGCCTGA
- a CDS encoding HU family DNA-binding protein: MNKAELIDVLTEKLGSDRRQATLAVENVVDTIVRAVHKGDSVTITGFGVFEQRRRAARVARNPRTGETVKVKPTSVPAFRPGAQFKAVVSGSQKLPSEGPAVKRGAVGGAVKKAAVKKAVRKAVVKKAAAKAPAKKAAPAKKAPAKKAPAKKAAPAKKAPAKKAPAKKAAPAKKAPAKKAPAKKAAPAKKAAPAKKAAAKKAPAKKGRR; this comes from the coding sequence ATGAACAAAGCAGAGCTCATCGACGTACTCACGGAGAAATTGGGCTCAGATCGTCGGCAGGCAACACTGGCGGTGGAGAACGTCGTCGACACCATTGTGCGCGCGGTGCACAAGGGCGACAGCGTGACCATCACCGGCTTCGGCGTTTTCGAGCAGCGGCGCCGTGCCGCTCGCGTGGCGCGCAATCCGCGCACCGGCGAAACCGTCAAAGTTAAGCCGACTTCCGTTCCCGCTTTCCGTCCCGGCGCTCAATTCAAGGCCGTCGTCTCTGGTTCACAGAAGCTTCCGTCGGAAGGCCCCGCCGTCAAGCGCGGTGCTGTCGGCGGCGCCGTCAAGAAGGCTGCGGTCAAGAAGGCCGTTCGCAAGGCGGTCGTGAAGAAGGCTGCTGCCAAGGCTCCGGCCAAGAAGGCTGCACCGGCCAAGAAGGCACCGGCCAAGAAGGCTCCGGCCAAGAAGGCCGCGCCCGCCAAGAAGGCTCCGGCCAAGAAGGCTCCGGCCAAGAAGGCCGCGCCCGCCAAGAAGGCTCCGGCTAAGAAGGCTCCGGCCAAGAAGGCCGCGCCCGCCAAGAAGGCTGCACCGGCCAAGAAGGCTGCCGCCAAGAAGGCGCCGGCCAAGAAGGGCCGTCGCTAA
- a CDS encoding NUDIX hydrolase, whose amino-acid sequence MAKRASRDSSRTKSTKKAATKKGKTLQRRVLAAGAALWRPDPDTGELHVAVIHRPRYDDWSLPKGKVDPGENEPVAAVREIWEETGQRCQLGRRLIQTHYQIPQGTKIVHYWAARALGGEFTPGAEVDLLEWLPVEDAAKRLTYPHDRDVLKAFTRQPADTTTVLVVRHGTAGIKSRYKGDDRSRPLDKNGRAQAESLAGQLMAFGATDIYAADRVRCIQTVEPLAQELGVTISAEPTLTEEAYAGDPDAAHNRIIKIAAHGGTPVICTQGKVIPYLLAWWRGTDKPDKSRNRKGSTWVLSFAGDRIVAADYIDSPLATRP is encoded by the coding sequence GTGGCCAAGAGAGCGTCACGTGACAGCTCGAGGACCAAATCGACGAAGAAGGCGGCCACCAAGAAGGGCAAGACTCTGCAGCGGCGGGTCCTCGCGGCCGGCGCCGCGCTGTGGCGGCCTGACCCGGATACCGGCGAGCTACATGTCGCGGTGATTCACCGGCCGCGCTACGACGACTGGTCGCTGCCCAAGGGCAAAGTCGATCCCGGTGAGAACGAACCGGTCGCCGCCGTGCGCGAAATCTGGGAGGAAACCGGTCAGCGCTGTCAGCTGGGCCGGCGTCTGATTCAGACGCACTATCAGATTCCGCAGGGCACCAAGATCGTTCACTATTGGGCGGCGCGGGCGCTGGGCGGCGAATTCACTCCCGGTGCGGAAGTCGATCTGCTCGAGTGGCTGCCGGTCGAGGATGCGGCGAAGCGCCTCACCTACCCGCACGACCGGGATGTGCTCAAGGCGTTCACCAGACAACCGGCCGACACCACGACGGTGTTGGTCGTGCGGCACGGCACGGCGGGCATCAAGTCCCGCTACAAGGGCGACGACCGAAGCCGACCGCTGGACAAGAACGGTCGCGCGCAAGCGGAATCGTTGGCCGGCCAGCTGATGGCCTTCGGGGCCACCGATATCTATGCCGCCGATCGGGTTCGGTGCATTCAGACCGTCGAACCGCTGGCGCAGGAACTCGGCGTGACGATCTCCGCCGAACCCACGCTCACCGAAGAGGCGTACGCCGGCGATCCCGACGCCGCGCACAACCGCATCATCAAGATCGCCGCACATGGTGGCACACCGGTCATCTGCACGCAGGGCAAGGTGATTCCCTACCTACTGGCATGGTGGCGCGGCACCGACAAGCCGGACAAGTCACGCAATCGCAAGGGCAGCACCTGGGTGCTGTCCTTCGCCGGGGACCGGATCGTGGCCGCCGACTACATCGACAGCCCACTGGCAACGAGGCCCTGA
- a CDS encoding RNA degradosome polyphosphate kinase, whose protein sequence is MIESVTETETEARSTEDDWQPGEAAPEAPPAATATAVDNEPPEDRYLNRELSWLDFNARVLALAADTSLPLLERAKFLAIFASNLDEFYMVRVAGLKRRDEMGLSVRSADGLSPREQLRRIGERTRQISLRQAEVFIESVRPALADEGIQIVTWADLTDAERRELSTYFHEQVFPVLTPLAVDPAHPFPFVSGLSLNMAITVKSPDDGGEHFARIKVPDNVDRFVVLKGTDGDSDVRFLPTEELIAAFLPVLFPGMEIVEHHVFRITRNADMQVEEDRDEDLLQALERELARRRFGSPVRLEVADDMTEHMLELLLRELDVHPGDVVQVPGLLDLSSLWQVYDLDRPALKDRPFVPATHPAFAERETPKSIFSTLRDGDVLVHHPYDSFSTSVQRFIEQAAADPNVLAIKQTLYRTSGDSPIVNALIDAAQAGKQVVALVELKARFDEQANIKWARTLEDAGVHVVYGLIGLKTHCKTCLVVRREGSTIRRYCHIGTGNYNPKTARLYEDVGLITAAPDIGADLTDLFNSLTGYSRKVSYRNLLVAPHGVRKGIIERIEREIEAHSQGGNGRIRLKANALVDEQVIDALYRASQAGVRVEVVVRGICALKPGAEGFSENVVVRSILGRFLEHSRIFHFNAINEFFIGSADMMHRNLDRRVEVLAQVKDPRLTAHLDEIFESAMDPSTRCWELGPDGHWTASPQDGRQVRDHQVWLMERHRQH, encoded by the coding sequence ATGATCGAAAGTGTGACGGAGACGGAAACCGAAGCGCGATCGACGGAAGACGACTGGCAGCCCGGCGAGGCCGCGCCGGAGGCACCCCCCGCGGCCACGGCCACCGCCGTCGACAATGAACCGCCCGAGGACCGCTACCTCAACCGCGAGCTGAGCTGGCTCGATTTCAATGCCCGGGTGTTGGCGCTCGCGGCCGACACCTCGCTGCCCCTGCTGGAGCGGGCCAAGTTCCTGGCGATCTTCGCGTCCAATCTCGATGAGTTCTACATGGTCCGGGTGGCCGGGCTGAAACGTCGCGACGAGATGGGTTTGTCGGTGCGGTCGGCCGACGGGCTGTCCCCGCGAGAGCAACTGCGCCGCATCGGCGAACGCACGCGCCAGATCTCGTTGCGCCAAGCCGAGGTCTTCATCGAATCAGTGCGTCCGGCGTTGGCGGACGAGGGAATTCAGATCGTCACGTGGGCCGACCTCACCGACGCCGAACGCCGTGAACTGTCGACGTACTTCCATGAGCAGGTGTTCCCGGTTCTCACACCGCTCGCCGTGGACCCGGCCCACCCGTTCCCGTTCGTGAGCGGGCTGAGCCTCAACATGGCGATCACAGTCAAGTCCCCCGACGACGGCGGCGAGCACTTCGCCCGTATCAAGGTGCCCGACAACGTCGACCGGTTCGTCGTCCTCAAGGGCACCGACGGCGATAGCGACGTCCGATTCCTGCCCACCGAAGAACTCATCGCCGCCTTCCTGCCGGTGTTGTTCCCCGGCATGGAGATCGTCGAGCATCACGTCTTCCGCATCACCCGCAACGCCGACATGCAGGTCGAGGAAGATCGCGACGAAGATCTGCTGCAGGCGCTGGAACGTGAGCTGGCGCGGCGCCGATTCGGCTCGCCGGTGCGCCTCGAGGTCGCCGACGACATGACCGAGCACATGCTCGAACTGCTGTTGCGTGAGCTCGACGTACATCCCGGCGATGTGGTGCAGGTGCCGGGGCTGCTGGATCTTTCGTCGCTCTGGCAGGTGTACGACCTCGACCGCCCCGCGCTCAAGGACCGTCCGTTCGTGCCGGCCACCCACCCGGCCTTCGCCGAACGCGAGACGCCCAAGAGCATTTTCTCGACGCTGCGCGATGGCGATGTGCTGGTGCACCATCCGTATGACTCGTTCTCGACGAGTGTGCAGCGCTTCATCGAACAGGCCGCCGCCGATCCGAATGTGTTGGCAATCAAGCAGACGCTGTACCGCACCTCGGGTGACTCCCCCATCGTCAATGCGCTCATCGACGCGGCCCAGGCGGGTAAGCAGGTGGTCGCCCTGGTGGAACTCAAGGCGCGCTTCGATGAGCAGGCCAACATCAAATGGGCTCGCACGCTGGAAGATGCGGGCGTACATGTCGTTTACGGGCTGATCGGGCTGAAGACGCACTGCAAGACCTGTCTTGTCGTGCGCCGCGAAGGGTCGACGATCCGTCGTTACTGCCATATCGGCACCGGCAACTACAACCCGAAGACCGCGCGGCTGTACGAGGATGTCGGCCTGATCACCGCCGCCCCCGACATCGGCGCGGACCTGACAGACCTGTTCAATTCGCTCACCGGCTACTCCCGCAAGGTGAGCTATCGCAACCTTTTGGTCGCCCCGCACGGCGTGCGCAAGGGAATCATCGAGCGCATCGAACGCGAGATCGAGGCACACAGTCAGGGCGGCAACGGCCGGATCCGGCTGAAGGCCAACGCCCTTGTCGACGAACAGGTCATCGACGCGCTGTACCGCGCATCGCAGGCCGGGGTACGCGTCGAGGTGGTCGTCCGCGGCATCTGCGCCCTCAAGCCGGGCGCCGAGGGTTTCTCCGAAAATGTCGTCGTGCGCTCGATTCTCGGCCGCTTCCTGGAGCATTCGCGAATTTTCCATTTCAACGCGATCAACGAGTTCTTCATCGGCAGCGCAGATATGATGCACCGCAATCTCGACCGCCGGGTCGAGGTGCTGGCTCAGGTGAAAGACCCGCGGCTCACCGCCCACCTCGACGAGATCTTCGAATCGGCGATGGATCCCTCGACGCGGTGCTGGGAACTCGGACCCGACGGCCACTGGACCGCGTCGCCGCAAGACGGCCGACAAGTCCGCGACCATCAAGTGTGGCTGATGGAACGACATCGGCAGCACTGA
- the cofC gene encoding 2-phospho-L-lactate guanylyltransferase, giving the protein MSGAADIGVIIAVKRLAAAKTRLSPVFSAATREQVVLAMLVDTITAARGVDAVASITVVTPDDTAAAAARELGAEVLADATPPTEPDPLNTAVRFAWAAVSEKTPNTVVLQGDLPALQTHELTEAVAEARAHRRSFVADRPGSGTAALFAFGVPLDPLLGRDSARLHRDSGAVELTGAWPGLRCDIDTVEDLEAARLLGVGAATTRAIAHH; this is encoded by the coding sequence ATGAGCGGCGCAGCCGATATCGGCGTGATCATCGCGGTGAAACGCCTCGCGGCCGCCAAGACCAGACTCAGTCCGGTGTTTTCGGCGGCCACCCGCGAGCAGGTGGTGCTGGCGATGTTGGTCGACACCATCACCGCGGCCCGCGGAGTCGACGCGGTGGCTTCGATCACCGTGGTCACCCCCGACGACACGGCGGCCGCGGCAGCCCGTGAGCTCGGCGCGGAGGTGCTGGCCGATGCGACGCCGCCCACCGAGCCCGACCCGCTCAACACCGCCGTACGGTTCGCCTGGGCGGCGGTGAGTGAGAAGACTCCCAATACCGTTGTGCTGCAGGGTGATCTGCCCGCGCTGCAGACTCACGAACTGACCGAGGCGGTGGCAGAGGCCCGGGCACACCGGCGCAGCTTCGTTGCCGACCGCCCCGGCAGCGGCACAGCGGCGTTGTTCGCGTTCGGTGTTCCGCTCGACCCACTGCTCGGCCGTGATTCGGCCCGGCTGCACCGCGACTCCGGCGCCGTGGAACTGACCGGCGCCTGGCCGGGTCTGCGCTGTGACATCGACACCGTCGAAGACCTGGAGGCGGCTCGACTGCTCGGTGTCGGTGCGGCGACGACCAGGGCAATCGCCCACCACTGA